The Cohaesibacter intestini genome segment GATTGGCATTGTAGCTTTCATCAATCAACGAAACTGTGCCGCCGCGCACGGCAAGATTATGGCGTTCACCACGCCCCTTGCTCGCCCCATGGGTCCCAAGCGCCAGACAAGCAGCCTCGACATCCCCACCAGCAAGGCGCACCAAGCCAAGCACGGCCAAGGCATTCATCGCCAGATGCTCCCCCGCCGCTGCCACATGGCAGGACACAGGCTCACCGAACAAAGACAAAGTCAGATCCGAGCCATCGGCCTGCAAATCAAGTGCTTCCAGGCGGATATCCGCATGGGCGGCACGTCCGAAATGATGGATATGGGCAATGCCGAGATCCTTGGCGGTATCGGTCAAATAGCCATCAAACGCATTGTCGGCATTGAGCAACACCGCACCGCCTTCGACCACACCTTCAAAGATTTCAGCCTTTGCTGCGGCGATCTCGTCAATCGAATTGAAATTCCCGATATGAGCGGCAACAATCGTGGTGATCGCCGCAAGGTGCGGTTTCACCATGTCGATCAGGGTGCGGATCTCACCGGGATGGTTCATCCCGACTTCAAAAATGCCAAATTCTGCATCCTCAGGCATCCGCGCCAAGGTCAGCGGCACGCCCCAATGATTGTTGAAGGACGCATTGGCTGCATGCAGCCGGCCACTTGGTGCCAAAGCCGCGCGCAAGGCATCCTTGGTGCTGGTCTTGCCCACGCTGCCGGTGATGGCAATCACCTTGCCTTTCATCCGCGCCCGCGCCGCACGACCAAGACGCTCCAGCGCCTTCAAAACATCGTCGACAAACACCACCCGCTCGCCAATGTCGGCAAAGTCAGCCCGCTGAGCCTCATCCAGCACCACCACAGCAGCGCCTGCTTCCAAGGCGGTCCGTGCAAAGGCATGGCCGTCAAACTGGTCGCCCTTGATGGCAAAGAAGGCATCGCCTTCACCAATCGTTCGGCTGTCGATGGAAATACCGGTCACATCCTTGATGCCTCCCGGCTGGGAGACCGGAGAGACTGCCGCAACAAAGGCCTCAGTCGTCCAGAGAACACTCATTGCGCTGTCCCCTTCCCGGTTTCGGCCAAGGCGCGCGCCACGGCGTCATGATCTGAGAAAGGCAGCACCTCTTTGCCAATCGTCTGGCCGGTTTCATGCCCCTTGCCAGCCACCAGCAAAATATCGCCCGGCTCCATCATGCGCACCCCGAGGGTGATCGCATCCTGACGTCCGCCAACATCCACCCCGTTGGTCACCGGCGCCATCACAGCAGCCCGGATCAGGGCCGGATCTTCAGAACGCGGATTGTCATCGGTGACGATGGAATAGTCGGCAAAATCATTGCTCGCCTGCCCCATCATCGGCCGCTTGCCGGGATCGCGGTCACCGCCTGCGCCAAAGACTGAAATCAGCCGGTTTTTAACAAAAGGCCGCAAAGCCTGAAGCGCAACGGCAAGCGAATCTGGCGTATGAGAATAGTCGACATAAATCGCCGTCTCTGGACCCGCATGGCCCACCAGCTCCATCCGCCCGCAGGCGCCTTTCAGCTTGGCAATGGCCTCCAGAATGACAGAAGGTTCCACCCCGCCACTATAGGCCATCAGGCCCGCGACCAAAGCATTGGACACCTGAAAGCTACCAACCAGCGGCACATGGCAGGTCACATCGCCCCACAGACCGGACAGAGTCACCGACTGGTCAAAGCCATCAATCTCGATGGCCTCGATCACCAGATCAGCCTCGGCCGCATGCCCCACCGTATAGCAGGTCAACCCGCGCGCCTCGGCAATATCGAGATAGAAAGCCCCATGCGGGTCATCAAGATTGATCACCGCAGCACCACCCTCGCGCACCAAACGCTTGAACAACAAAGCCTTGGCATCGCGATAGGCTTCCAGCGTGCCATGATAGTCGAGATGATCGCGGGTGAGATTGGTGAAGGCGCCAACGTCAACGCTGAGGCAATCAAGGCGCTTCTGCTCCAGACCGTGGCTGGAGGCCTCAAGCGCCAGATGGGTCACCCCTTCCGCGACCAGCCCCTCCACAGAAGAAATCAAACCGACAGGATCCGGCGTTGTCAG includes the following:
- a CDS encoding UDP-N-acetylmuramoylalanyl-D-glutamyl-2,6-diaminopimelate--D-alanyl-D-alanine ligase, with protein sequence MSVLWTTEAFVAAVSPVSQPGGIKDVTGISIDSRTIGEGDAFFAIKGDQFDGHAFARTALEAGAAVVVLDEAQRADFADIGERVVFVDDVLKALERLGRAARARMKGKVIAITGSVGKTSTKDALRAALAPSGRLHAANASFNNHWGVPLTLARMPEDAEFGIFEVGMNHPGEIRTLIDMVKPHLAAITTIVAAHIGNFNSIDEIAAAKAEIFEGVVEGGAVLLNADNAFDGYLTDTAKDLGIAHIHHFGRAAHADIRLEALDLQADGSDLTLSLFGEPVSCHVAAAGEHLAMNALAVLGLVRLAGGDVEAACLALGTHGASKGRGERHNLAVRGGTVSLIDESYNANPSSVAAALATLGLSETKGRKIAVLGDMLELGEESAEMHAALLPAIQSAGIDRLYLCGPMMAHLWEIAPVELRGIYANSSADLVAPLCEALRDGDAVMVKGSLGSRMGPIVQSLLEEFKQ
- a CDS encoding UDP-N-acetylmuramoyl-L-alanyl-D-glutamate--2,6-diaminopimelate ligase, which translates into the protein MNVAELLGALEQPTEQGGLAAVSGQTIVGVTADSRAVKPGFVFVGVPGSTVDGAQFVPQALAQGAVFALIAQSSELPAELDDATAPIVRVSDPHLALARLAALLHPVSLQHVGAVTGTNGKTSIASFLRQIWAHAGAVAANIGTIGIEGPKGTSYGGLTTPDPVGLISSVEGLVAEGVTHLALEASSHGLEQKRLDCLSVDVGAFTNLTRDHLDYHGTLEAYRDAKALLFKRLVREGGAAVINLDDPHGAFYLDIAEARGLTCYTVGHAAEADLVIEAIEIDGFDQSVTLSGLWGDVTCHVPLVGSFQVSNALVAGLMAYSGGVEPSVILEAIAKLKGACGRMELVGHAGPETAIYVDYSHTPDSLAVALQALRPFVKNRLISVFGAGGDRDPGKRPMMGQASNDFADYSIVTDDNPRSEDPALIRAAVMAPVTNGVDVGGRQDAITLGVRMMEPGDILLVAGKGHETGQTIGKEVLPFSDHDAVARALAETGKGTAQ